Proteins encoded within one genomic window of Brassica rapa cultivar Chiifu-401-42 chromosome A09, CAAS_Brap_v3.01, whole genome shotgun sequence:
- the LOC103839625 gene encoding putative disease resistance protein At1g63350 isoform X1, which translates to MSNPRLASCTRNMYFYECEAGETGISIAATSSRLEELTIYESNIREIKIDQSSPKTMCNFQFLVKVEISECQGLQDLTWVLFAPNLGWLDVRESPQIEEIISKDKAAKFMNGEATMMPFLKLKHLDLAYLDQLSSIYWSPLSFPCLMKISIFGCPNLWKLPLGSSSANGCNLVIHGEEEWIEELQWDEEGTKEQFTLKGRKSEPVAAYPQNQSELELLRKRVVDLEEENRSIKQRLESIERFLWQQQQLQQARPHQQPTTGMLPPQIVIHQQRQSQRTLPDMPSKYVFVFILIYI; encoded by the exons ATGAGTAATCCTAGATTAGCTAGTTGCACTCGCAATATGTATTTTTACGAATGTGAAGCAGGAGAAACTGGCATATCGATTGCAGCGACTTCTAGTAGGCTTGAAGAGCTTACAATATATGAGTCCAACATAAGAGAGATAAAGATTGATCAGAGTAGTCCAAAAACCATGTGCAACTTCCAGTTCCTTGTCAAAGTGGAGATCAGTGAATGCCAAGGTCTGCAGGACTTGACGTGGGTGCTCTTTGCTCCGAATCTTGGTTGGCTAGATGTTAGAGAATCACCGCAAATCGAAGAAATAATAAGCAAAGACAAAGCTGCCAAGTTTATGAATGGTGAAGCAACTATGATGCCCTTCCTCAAGTTGAAACACCTTGATTTAGCTTATCTGGACCAACTGAGTAGCATCTACTGGAGTCCTTTGTCTTTTCCATGCCTAATGAAAATCAGTATATTCGGCTGTCCGAATCTCTGGAAACTACCTCTTGGTTCCAGCAGCGCCAACGGCTGTAACCTTGTCATTCATGGAGAGGAAGAGTGGATAGAGGAGCTTCAATGGGACGAGGAAGGTACTAAGGAACAGTTCACCCTGAAAGGTCGAAAG AGTGAGCCTGTAGCTGCTTATCCACAAAACCAGTCGGAGTTAGAACTGTTGAGGAAGAGAGTAGTGGATCTTGAAGAAGAGAACAGATCAATCAAACAACGGCTTGAGAGTATAGAGAGGTTTTTATGGCAGCAACAGCAACTGCAGCAGGCAAGGCCGCATCAGCAACCAACAACGGGCATGCTTCCACCACAAATTGTAATTCACCAACAGAGGCAATCCCAAAGAACACTTCCAGACATGCCATCAAagtatgtttttgttttcattcttATCTACATTTAG
- the LOC103839625 gene encoding putative disease resistance protein At1g63350 isoform X2 — MSNPRLASCTRNMYFYECEAGETGISIAATSSRLEELTIYESNIREIKIDQSSPKTMCNFQFLVKVEISECQGLQDLTWVLFAPNLGWLDVRESPQIEEIISKDKAAKFMNGEATMMPFLKLKHLDLAYLDQLSSIYWSPLSFPCLMKISIFGCPNLWKLPLGSSSANGCNLVIHGEEEWIEELQWDEEGTKEQFTLKGRKSEPVAAYPQNQSELELLRKRVVDLEEENRSIKQRLESIERFLWQQQQLQQARPHQQPTTGMLPPQIVIHQQRQSQRTLPDMPSKSNQ; from the exons ATGAGTAATCCTAGATTAGCTAGTTGCACTCGCAATATGTATTTTTACGAATGTGAAGCAGGAGAAACTGGCATATCGATTGCAGCGACTTCTAGTAGGCTTGAAGAGCTTACAATATATGAGTCCAACATAAGAGAGATAAAGATTGATCAGAGTAGTCCAAAAACCATGTGCAACTTCCAGTTCCTTGTCAAAGTGGAGATCAGTGAATGCCAAGGTCTGCAGGACTTGACGTGGGTGCTCTTTGCTCCGAATCTTGGTTGGCTAGATGTTAGAGAATCACCGCAAATCGAAGAAATAATAAGCAAAGACAAAGCTGCCAAGTTTATGAATGGTGAAGCAACTATGATGCCCTTCCTCAAGTTGAAACACCTTGATTTAGCTTATCTGGACCAACTGAGTAGCATCTACTGGAGTCCTTTGTCTTTTCCATGCCTAATGAAAATCAGTATATTCGGCTGTCCGAATCTCTGGAAACTACCTCTTGGTTCCAGCAGCGCCAACGGCTGTAACCTTGTCATTCATGGAGAGGAAGAGTGGATAGAGGAGCTTCAATGGGACGAGGAAGGTACTAAGGAACAGTTCACCCTGAAAGGTCGAAAG AGTGAGCCTGTAGCTGCTTATCCACAAAACCAGTCGGAGTTAGAACTGTTGAGGAAGAGAGTAGTGGATCTTGAAGAAGAGAACAGATCAATCAAACAACGGCTTGAGAGTATAGAGAGGTTTTTATGGCAGCAACAGCAACTGCAGCAGGCAAGGCCGCATCAGCAACCAACAACGGGCATGCTTCCACCACAAATTGTAATTCACCAACAGAGGCAATCCCAAAGAACACTTCCAGACATGCCATCAAa ATCAAATCAATAA